From a single Paenibacillus sp. FSL W8-0426 genomic region:
- the cmpA gene encoding cortex morphogenetic protein CmpA, producing MPQWLCNQLMRAFHKKDSRQIKLLNECWFFYRNKPSNSSVSRSADSEM from the coding sequence TTGCCCCAATGGCTTTGCAATCAACTGATGCGGGCATTCCACAAAAAGGATAGCCGCCAGATCAAACTCCTGAACGAATGCTGGTTCTTTTATCGGAACAAACCGAGCAATAGCAGCGTATCTCGCAGCGCAGACAGTGAAATGTGA
- a CDS encoding metalloregulator ArsR/SmtB family transcription factor yields MNAYPNISAIASLIADPSRAVFMEALLDGRALPAGELAYMAGVTPQTASNHLAKLVEGGLLVVERQGRHRYYRLASHDIAFLIETMASIAPPVSVRSLKQSDQLQQLSSARTCYNHLAGKLGIALCDALLQKGYIVDDGQNKDYHIPTKGYEWFESFGIDLSHRSGTRRAIARKCLDWSERRFHISGLLGDQLERRLAELGWTRRKTGSRAVEVTEEGKQGLSNVLGIMF; encoded by the coding sequence ATGAATGCATACCCTAATATTTCAGCGATTGCATCATTAATCGCGGACCCCAGTCGTGCCGTATTTATGGAAGCCTTGCTGGACGGGAGAGCATTGCCTGCCGGCGAACTCGCTTATATGGCGGGGGTGACTCCCCAAACCGCAAGCAACCACCTGGCCAAATTGGTAGAAGGCGGATTACTCGTTGTGGAACGTCAGGGAAGGCATCGGTATTATCGCCTGGCCAGTCATGACATTGCCTTTTTGATCGAAACGATGGCAAGCATCGCCCCCCCTGTCTCCGTACGTTCCCTCAAACAATCCGATCAGCTGCAACAGCTCAGTTCCGCCCGCACCTGTTACAATCATCTGGCCGGAAAGTTGGGTATCGCCCTCTGCGACGCCTTGTTGCAGAAAGGCTATATCGTGGACGATGGCCAGAACAAGGATTATCACATTCCAACGAAAGGATATGAATGGTTTGAGTCGTTCGGAATCGACCTTTCGCATCGATCCGGAACGCGCAGAGCAATCGCACGCAAGTGCCTGGATTGGAGCGAACGCAGGTTCCATATCTCCGGCTTGCTCGGTGATCAACTGGAACGGCGACTGGCGGAGCTTGGATGGACGCGCCGCAAAACAGGCAGCCGTGCCGTCGAAGTGACGGAAGAAGGCAAACAAGGCTTGTCAAACGTGCTCGGAATCATGTTTTGA
- the ureC gene encoding urease subunit alpha, producing the protein MKKMSREQYASMFGPTTGDAIRLADTELWAEIEHDYAVYGDESKFGGGKVIRDGMGQSASALRTDGTPDTIITNAVIIDHWGIVKADIGIRDGLICAIGKSGNPDTMDAVHPSLMIGASTEIIAGEGLIVTAGGIDTHIHFICPQQIQTALSSGVTTMIGGGTGPATGTKATTCTPGAWHIHRMLESAEAFPMNIGFLGKGNSSSIAPLVEQIEAGAIGLKLHEDWGTTPSAIDACLTAADKHDVQVAIHTDTLNETGFLENTLAAIKGRTIHTYHTEGAGGGHAPDIIRAAGESYVIPSSTNPTRPYTRNTVEEHLDMLMVCHHLDPSIPEDVAFADSRIRPETIAAEDILHDLGVFSIISSDSQAMGRVGEVIIRTWQTADKMKKQRGKLELSAGSPSDNDRIKRYVAKYTINPAIAHGISHLVGSVEAGKLADLTLWSPAYFGVKPEMVIKGGMIAFAQMGDPNASIPTPQPVFGRPMFGSYGGALAKGSITFVSQAAAEAGIKEALGLNKRVEAVKGCRSVSKKDMIHNDVTPVIEVDPETYEVRADGVLLTCEPAEELPMAQRYFMF; encoded by the coding sequence TTGAAAAAAATGAGCCGGGAACAATACGCCTCCATGTTCGGCCCCACAACAGGGGATGCCATCCGTCTGGCGGATACGGAGCTTTGGGCCGAGATTGAACACGATTACGCCGTTTATGGCGACGAGAGCAAATTCGGCGGCGGCAAAGTGATCCGCGACGGCATGGGGCAGTCCGCCTCGGCACTGCGCACTGACGGCACGCCGGATACCATCATTACCAACGCCGTCATTATCGACCATTGGGGCATCGTCAAGGCCGATATCGGCATTCGGGACGGCCTGATTTGCGCCATCGGCAAATCCGGCAATCCGGATACGATGGACGCCGTCCATCCGTCCCTGATGATCGGGGCCTCCACGGAAATCATTGCCGGAGAAGGCCTCATCGTGACGGCAGGAGGCATCGATACCCATATCCATTTCATCTGCCCCCAGCAAATCCAAACCGCCCTCTCTTCCGGAGTAACCACGATGATCGGCGGCGGGACGGGGCCGGCAACCGGCACAAAAGCGACAACGTGCACGCCTGGAGCATGGCATATTCATCGCATGCTCGAATCCGCAGAAGCTTTTCCGATGAATATCGGCTTTCTGGGCAAAGGAAACAGCTCCAGCATCGCACCGCTCGTTGAACAGATCGAAGCCGGGGCCATCGGGCTCAAGCTGCATGAGGACTGGGGAACGACGCCAAGCGCCATCGACGCCTGCCTTACGGCCGCAGACAAGCACGACGTGCAAGTCGCTATCCATACGGATACGTTGAACGAGACCGGTTTCCTGGAAAACACGCTGGCAGCCATCAAAGGCAGAACCATTCATACCTACCACACAGAAGGCGCCGGCGGCGGGCACGCACCGGATATCATCCGGGCAGCGGGAGAGTCTTATGTCATCCCCTCTTCAACCAATCCAACACGTCCCTACACACGCAATACGGTAGAGGAACACCTCGACATGCTGATGGTCTGCCACCATCTGGACCCGTCGATTCCGGAAGACGTTGCTTTCGCGGACTCGCGGATTCGTCCGGAAACGATCGCTGCAGAGGATATTCTGCATGACCTCGGCGTGTTCAGCATCATCAGTTCGGACTCCCAAGCCATGGGACGTGTCGGAGAAGTCATTATTCGCACCTGGCAAACCGCCGACAAAATGAAGAAACAACGCGGCAAGCTGGAATTATCCGCAGGCTCGCCTTCCGACAACGACCGAATCAAAAGGTACGTGGCCAAATATACGATCAACCCGGCCATTGCCCACGGCATCAGCCACCTTGTCGGTTCCGTCGAAGCCGGAAAACTGGCCGATCTCACCCTTTGGAGCCCTGCCTATTTCGGAGTCAAACCGGAAATGGTCATTAAGGGCGGCATGATCGCTTTTGCCCAAATGGGCGACCCGAACGCTTCCATCCCGACACCGCAGCCCGTATTCGGGCGGCCGATGTTCGGTTCCTACGGCGGCGCTCTGGCCAAAGGCTCGATCACGTTCGTTTCCCAAGCAGCAGCAGAGGCCGGCATCAAAGAAGCCCTCGGATTAAACAAACGCGTGGAAGCGGTCAAAGGCTGCCGCTCGGTCAGCAAAAAGGACATGATCCACAACGATGTGACCCCGGTCATCGAAGTGGACCCCGAAACCTATGAGGTACGGGCCGACGGGGTGCTGCTGACATGCGAACCGGCGGAAGAACTGCCCATGGCACAGCGATATTTCATGTTCTGA
- a CDS encoding urease subunit gamma — MHWTEQEKEKLLITVAANLARERKTRGLKLNVPEAIALLTSELMERARDGMSVAELMRYGGTILTREDCMEGVPDMVPEVQVEATFPDGTKLVTVHEPIR; from the coding sequence TTGCACTGGACAGAACAGGAAAAAGAAAAACTCCTGATAACCGTAGCTGCCAACCTCGCCCGTGAACGCAAAACCCGCGGCTTGAAGCTGAACGTGCCGGAAGCCATTGCACTGCTCACTTCCGAGCTGATGGAACGCGCTCGGGACGGGATGAGCGTAGCCGAGTTGATGCGGTATGGCGGAACGATCCTGACTCGCGAGGATTGCATGGAAGGCGTCCCCGACATGGTTCCCGAGGTACAGGTCGAAGCCACGTTCCCCGACGGAACCAAGCTGGTTACCGTGCATGAACCCATACGTTGA
- a CDS encoding hydrolase/acyltransferase, producing the protein MPKMRYVILQQAGHLQFVEMPADYAYQLSALNLRLHKEIDKLTAADVPELPRAVAECDNLDLLSEQWVIVSGMDYINALEQSFARLKENHYPLIALLTEIRALQAQLEQWYEEEAEAL; encoded by the coding sequence ATGCCGAAAATGCGTTACGTCATTTTGCAACAGGCAGGGCACCTGCAATTTGTGGAGATGCCGGCCGATTATGCCTATCAATTGAGTGCGCTCAATCTGCGCCTGCACAAGGAAATCGACAAACTCACGGCTGCAGATGTACCCGAACTGCCTCGGGCCGTTGCGGAATGCGACAATCTTGATTTGCTGAGCGAGCAATGGGTGATCGTTTCCGGGATGGATTACATCAACGCGCTGGAGCAGAGTTTTGCCAGATTGAAAGAGAACCATTACCCGTTGATTGCGCTGCTCACCGAAATTCGTGCGCTGCAAGCTCAATTGGAGCAATGGTACGAGGAAGAAGCCGAAGCGCTCTGA
- a CDS encoding SprT family protein, which produces MENDELQQWIEQVSLEHFGVPFTHEALFNPRLSTTGGRYMLKSHRIEINPRQLEVHGREEVEKIIKHELCHYHLHIRGRGYRHRDPEFKALLQKVGGSRFCQSLPDGMGRKTLPYRYKLVCKSCGTEYLRKRKMDPKRYRCGRCTGKLELRDMPS; this is translated from the coding sequence GTGGAGAATGACGAATTGCAGCAATGGATCGAGCAGGTGTCTCTGGAGCACTTTGGAGTCCCGTTTACGCATGAGGCGCTATTCAATCCTCGTTTGTCGACGACGGGCGGACGATACATGCTGAAAAGCCACCGGATCGAGATCAATCCTCGTCAGCTTGAAGTGCACGGACGGGAAGAGGTCGAAAAAATTATCAAGCATGAGCTGTGTCACTACCATTTGCATATCCGGGGGCGCGGTTATCGTCATCGGGATCCGGAGTTCAAGGCATTGCTGCAAAAAGTGGGAGGTTCCCGGTTCTGCCAGTCCCTGCCGGACGGGATGGGGAGAAAGACGCTGCCTTATCGCTATAAACTGGTTTGCAAAAGCTGTGGCACCGAATACTTGCGTAAACGCAAAATGGACCCGAAGCGTTATCGCTGCGGACGCTGCACGGGAAAGTTGGAGCTGCGCGACATGCCGTCATGA
- a CDS encoding helix-turn-helix transcriptional regulator — protein sequence MQSIYERIEQLIAERGMTKKAFCQQLKISTGNLGDWKRGKSIPSTNKLIEIASFFDVSLDWLMIGRPSKEAMVREKREDYFFDVLRQLDCQDNELSTEEQSFISEYIEFTRYRKAKEGRHSGDGFLEKKEDRTEDESI from the coding sequence ATGCAGTCGATCTATGAACGAATTGAACAACTGATTGCCGAAAGGGGAATGACCAAGAAGGCGTTCTGTCAGCAGCTGAAGATCAGCACGGGCAATCTGGGGGATTGGAAGCGCGGCAAGTCTATTCCGAGTACGAACAAGTTGATCGAGATTGCGTCGTTTTTCGATGTGAGCCTGGATTGGCTTATGATCGGACGGCCGTCGAAGGAAGCGATGGTGCGGGAGAAGCGGGAGGATTATTTTTTTGACGTATTGCGGCAACTGGATTGCCAGGACAACGAATTATCGACTGAAGAACAGTCTTTCATCAGCGAATATATTGAATTTACCCGGTATCGCAAGGCCAAGGAAGGTCGTCATTCCGGGGATGGCTTCCTTGAAAAGAAAGAGGATCGAACGGAAGATGAATCGATCTGA
- a CDS encoding urease subunit beta has protein sequence MIPGEYRLKQDDIVCHPDRPTLQLIVLNRGDRPVQVGSHVHFYEVNASLDFDRATAFGHRLHIPAGTAVRFEPGEEKPVELTTFGGTRHIHGFNGLTEGSLACPPDPGKLNAFLQTFADPANNGGDPS, from the coding sequence ATGATTCCTGGTGAATACCGATTGAAACAGGACGACATCGTGTGTCATCCCGACCGCCCGACGCTCCAACTTATCGTATTGAACCGTGGCGACCGGCCCGTTCAAGTGGGCTCGCATGTACACTTCTATGAAGTGAATGCCTCCCTGGACTTCGACCGCGCAACAGCCTTCGGGCATCGGCTTCACATTCCGGCGGGTACGGCGGTCCGGTTTGAACCCGGAGAAGAAAAACCCGTCGAACTCACTACCTTTGGCGGCACACGGCATATTCACGGTTTTAACGGGTTGACCGAAGGCTCCTTGGCGTGTCCCCCCGATCCCGGGAAGCTCAACGCTTTCCTGCAAACCTTTGCCGACCCTGCGAACAACGGAGGCGATCCCTCTTGA
- a CDS encoding Cof-type HAD-IIB family hydrolase has translation MIKLFATDLDGTLLNRNSQVSPENAAAIQRAKQEGLEVTIATGRVYSDVINISRDGGIKTPVIGSNGATIHDENGERIFHLPLDRETAASVMKWLEENEIYYEASTQQGIYAPSNHHAQIMADMERLLDTTPDENLKHMISGIKKHYAKKDHFRVNSHQDIPAEAFIYNIMAFSLDPLQLKKGREHFASRSDVAMVVSAEHNFEMQHPDVSKGNALAKLAEHFGVSMSDTAAIGDNFNDVSMIEMAGLGIAMGNAVAEVQDLADAITLTNVENGVAHAIHCVLDGKTISRPETVI, from the coding sequence ATGATCAAATTGTTTGCAACCGACCTGGACGGAACGTTATTGAACCGCAATAGCCAGGTGAGTCCCGAAAATGCGGCTGCGATTCAGCGCGCCAAACAAGAAGGGCTTGAAGTTACGATTGCCACCGGCCGCGTCTATTCCGACGTGATCAACATTAGCCGTGATGGCGGCATCAAAACCCCTGTCATCGGATCCAACGGCGCCACCATCCATGACGAGAACGGCGAGCGCATTTTCCATCTTCCGCTGGACCGCGAAACGGCAGCATCGGTCATGAAATGGCTGGAGGAGAACGAAATTTATTACGAAGCCTCTACCCAACAGGGCATCTACGCCCCTTCCAACCACCATGCGCAAATCATGGCCGACATGGAACGCCTGCTCGACACGACTCCTGACGAAAACCTTAAACATATGATTTCCGGCATTAAAAAACACTATGCCAAAAAGGACCATTTCCGCGTCAATTCTCATCAGGACATTCCGGCTGAGGCTTTCATTTACAACATCATGGCCTTCTCGCTTGACCCGCTTCAATTGAAAAAAGGACGCGAGCACTTCGCCTCCCGATCGGACGTAGCCATGGTTGTGTCGGCCGAACACAACTTCGAAATGCAGCATCCCGACGTTTCCAAAGGAAATGCCTTGGCAAAGCTCGCCGAGCACTTCGGCGTTTCCATGAGCGACACGGCAGCCATCGGCGACAACTTCAACGATGTGTCCATGATCGAAATGGCCGGGCTTGGCATTGCCATGGGCAATGCCGTGGCCGAAGTTCAGGATCTGGCCGATGCCATAACGTTAACCAACGTGGAAAACGGCGTTGCGCATGCAATTCACTGCGTGCTTGACGGCAAAACGATTTCCCGTCCCGAAACCGTCATTTAA
- a CDS encoding DeoR/GlpR family DNA-binding transcription regulator produces MFQEERLQLIIEHLRKHSRISADEIVTLFDVSRDTARRDLIKLEEQEAIIRTRGGAILPSPPLEFKSYKERLLHVSEDKRAIGKLAAALVREGEIIILDSSTTVQACAENLNGKSCTVITNSMHSADLLSNHAAVDIRLLGGKINKDQRYVYGASVIETLSRYYVDKAFIGIGGLTMQGFSASEEEGKIKYQMMQAAKQVIVLADHSKFDRQYGYRFADWSLVDVLITNQWPSADWLAFLEEQQVEILIPEPIKEKEL; encoded by the coding sequence TTGTTTCAAGAAGAACGCCTGCAGCTCATTATCGAGCATCTTCGCAAGCATAGCCGAATTTCCGCGGACGAGATCGTAACCCTGTTCGACGTATCCCGAGATACGGCCCGCAGGGATCTGATCAAGCTTGAAGAGCAGGAGGCCATCATCCGCACGCGCGGCGGCGCAATTCTTCCCTCGCCTCCACTCGAATTCAAATCTTACAAGGAACGCCTGCTCCATGTTTCCGAGGATAAACGCGCCATCGGAAAACTCGCGGCAGCGCTTGTGCGCGAAGGCGAAATTATCATTCTGGATTCTTCAACCACGGTTCAGGCCTGTGCGGAGAATCTGAACGGCAAATCCTGCACGGTCATCACCAACTCCATGCACTCGGCCGATCTGCTCTCCAACCATGCCGCAGTGGATATCCGCCTGCTCGGCGGCAAGATCAACAAGGATCAACGCTATGTTTATGGCGCCTCCGTGATCGAAACGTTATCCCGCTATTATGTAGATAAAGCTTTCATCGGCATTGGCGGCCTTACCATGCAGGGCTTCAGCGCCTCTGAAGAAGAAGGCAAAATCAAATACCAAATGATGCAGGCAGCCAAACAGGTGATCGTGCTTGCCGATCATTCGAAATTTGACAGGCAATACGGATACCGCTTTGCCGACTGGTCCCTCGTGGACGTGCTGATCACGAATCAATGGCCTTCCGCAGACTGGCTGGCTTTCCTCGAAGAACAACAAGTCGAGATTCTCATTCCTGAACCCATCAAAGAAAAGGAGCTGTAA
- a CDS encoding urease accessory protein UreD — MTMLPLRICIRTAMTTVRHTLIDPVPEMQATGPEPEQPITGAITRRSELRAGFALQGGRTVMIDRYYSAPLRFSRSFRPHGGGNGLCVYTSDVSPGVLNGDVYHSEWHLGEGTHVMLSSTSATRLHPTPSLPSSVKHHFTLEQGAVLEYFPEGVIPFKGSSSTLTTRFDLRENAVLAYADIWAAGRVHRGELFQFQRYDSLTDIRLGKQIVVWDRFGLAPERDDPTESAALMHYTHTAALWMIAPGLGSAELELVRQRLPHGSRILAGASMLAASGIGVRMLGMAAWELQEQCLLLWNAVRPVLLGSEMPPFRK; from the coding sequence ATGACGATGCTGCCGCTGCGCATCTGCATTCGCACAGCCATGACCACGGTTCGGCACACACTCATTGATCCCGTTCCGGAGATGCAGGCAACCGGGCCCGAACCAGAGCAGCCGATAACAGGCGCCATCACGCGCCGCAGCGAGCTTCGGGCCGGCTTTGCCCTTCAGGGCGGGAGAACGGTCATGATCGACCGCTATTACAGCGCCCCGCTCCGGTTCAGCCGCTCCTTCCGCCCTCACGGAGGCGGAAACGGGTTATGCGTGTATACATCGGATGTCTCGCCTGGCGTTTTGAACGGGGACGTATACCATTCGGAATGGCATCTCGGGGAAGGTACCCACGTCATGTTAAGCAGCACGTCCGCAACCCGATTGCACCCCACGCCTTCATTGCCATCCTCCGTGAAGCATCATTTCACGCTGGAACAAGGGGCCGTTCTGGAATACTTTCCGGAAGGCGTCATTCCGTTCAAAGGCAGTTCTTCCACACTTACCACCAGGTTCGATCTGCGAGAAAACGCCGTTCTGGCGTATGCGGATATTTGGGCTGCCGGGCGCGTTCATCGCGGGGAACTGTTCCAATTCCAACGTTACGACAGCCTGACCGATATCCGGTTGGGCAAGCAGATCGTCGTCTGGGACCGATTCGGCCTCGCCCCGGAGCGGGACGATCCAACCGAGTCCGCCGCATTGATGCATTACACCCATACGGCCGCATTGTGGATGATCGCTCCCGGACTCGGCTCTGCTGAATTAGAACTGGTTAGGCAGAGATTGCCGCACGGAAGCCGCATCCTGGCCGGTGCGAGCATGCTTGCCGCCAGCGGAATCGGCGTCCGCATGCTTGGCATGGCCGCCTGGGAATTGCAGGAGCAATGCCTGCTTCTCTGGAATGCGGTTCGCCCGGTGCTGCTCGGCAGCGAAATGCCTCCTTTCCGCAAATAA
- a CDS encoding urease accessory UreF family protein, whose product MMHHGTKLLRYVQLLDSALPIGGFSHSFGLEAYTHVGTIQTTAQLEQFIRSQLHSSLVRFDGLAIKGVYQAIDLEDSGLLALIDKQVHAQRAPREIRESGHKMGKRLLKLARSLYPWMDFSLIDEAVRDHGAYCGITTIHGYINHRLEIGLDEAVTGHLYTSVNAYVNSALRLLPIGQTEAQMLIHKLLNDIESEWSKLRLEAPEQMHSFGIAQEIYAMQHETLPARLFMS is encoded by the coding sequence ATGATGCATCACGGCACCAAACTGTTGCGTTATGTGCAACTGCTGGATTCCGCATTGCCCATCGGCGGTTTTTCCCACTCGTTCGGCCTGGAAGCATATACTCATGTCGGCACCATTCAAACGACGGCCCAGCTGGAACAATTCATTCGCAGCCAGCTGCATTCCAGCCTCGTCAGGTTTGACGGACTTGCCATCAAAGGCGTATATCAGGCGATCGATCTGGAGGATTCCGGCTTGCTCGCCCTGATCGACAAACAAGTTCACGCCCAACGCGCACCGCGCGAGATACGAGAAAGCGGGCATAAAATGGGCAAACGCTTGCTGAAGCTGGCGCGATCCTTATACCCGTGGATGGACTTTTCCCTGATCGACGAAGCGGTGCGGGACCATGGCGCCTATTGCGGAATCACAACGATTCACGGATACATTAACCATCGATTGGAAATCGGGTTGGACGAGGCAGTGACGGGGCATTTGTACACCAGTGTCAACGCATACGTTAACAGCGCCTTGCGCCTCCTGCCGATCGGCCAGACCGAAGCGCAGATGCTCATTCACAAGCTGTTGAACGACATTGAATCCGAATGGAGCAAGCTCCGGCTCGAGGCTCCCGAGCAGATGCACAGCTTCGGCATCGCCCAGGAAATTTACGCCATGCAGCATGAAACACTGCCTGCCCGTCTGTTCATGTCCTGA
- the ureG gene encoding urease accessory protein UreG: MCGGANHTHHPEWERKAFDRSRPMRIGIGGPVGSGKTALVEKLSKALRTRYSIAVITNDIYTKEDAEILLRQNALAPERIIGVETGGCPHTAIREDASMNFEAVDELIERFPDLQLIFIESGGDNLSAAFSPELADVFIYIIDVAQGEKLPRKGGPGITRSDLLLINKTDLAPYVGASLEVMKEDTERVREGRPYVMSNLMSGEGVSEIVHWLEHQYMDDDAAAAHLHSHSHDHGSAHTH, translated from the coding sequence ATGTGTGGAGGAGCAAATCATACGCATCATCCGGAGTGGGAGCGCAAAGCTTTTGATCGCAGCCGTCCCATGCGAATCGGAATCGGAGGTCCTGTAGGATCGGGCAAAACCGCCCTTGTGGAAAAACTGTCCAAGGCGCTTCGCACCCGTTACAGCATCGCCGTCATCACGAACGACATCTACACGAAGGAAGATGCGGAAATTTTGCTGCGTCAGAACGCTTTGGCACCCGAGCGCATTATCGGCGTCGAAACAGGCGGCTGCCCGCATACCGCGATCCGCGAAGATGCTTCCATGAATTTCGAGGCGGTGGATGAACTGATCGAACGTTTTCCCGACCTGCAGTTGATTTTCATCGAGAGCGGCGGAGATAACCTGTCGGCTGCATTCAGTCCGGAACTGGCCGACGTATTCATTTACATCATCGATGTGGCGCAAGGGGAAAAACTGCCTCGCAAAGGCGGTCCGGGCATTACCCGTTCCGATCTGCTATTGATCAACAAAACAGACCTCGCTCCTTACGTCGGCGCCAGTCTCGAAGTGATGAAAGAGGATACCGAACGCGTCCGTGAAGGCCGCCCTTATGTCATGTCCAATCTGATGAGCGGCGAAGGCGTATCCGAGATCGTGCATTGGCTCGAACACCAATACATGGATGACGATGCTGCCGCTGCGCATCTGCATTCGCACAGCCATGACCACGGTTCGGCACACACTCATTGA
- a CDS encoding flavin reductase family protein: MEHNNSCETRTFHEKSVELHEVIRPNILYYGTPVLLLSTLNEDGSTNISPLSSSWALGDCVVLGLGVQGQAFDNLSRHKECVINLPDATLWRQVELLGKYTGKSPVPEEKAEMGYRFCSDKFEAAGFTSQRSAEVRPDRIAECALQIEASVQHIRIPQHTPFMAIVEAKALMVHAHPGIISAQDHIDPERWNPLIYNFRHYYGLGEKHGESFRARK, encoded by the coding sequence ATGGAGCATAACAACAGCTGTGAAACCAGGACTTTTCATGAAAAATCGGTGGAGCTTCATGAAGTGATCCGCCCGAATATTTTATATTATGGCACACCCGTGCTGCTGCTCAGCACGCTGAATGAGGACGGGTCAACCAACATATCCCCGTTATCGTCGTCATGGGCTCTGGGAGATTGCGTCGTGCTTGGGTTAGGCGTTCAAGGGCAGGCTTTCGATAACTTGAGCAGGCATAAGGAATGTGTTATTAATTTGCCGGATGCCACCTTATGGAGACAGGTTGAGCTTTTGGGAAAGTATACAGGCAAAAGTCCGGTTCCTGAGGAAAAAGCGGAAATGGGATATCGATTCTGCTCGGACAAGTTCGAGGCTGCGGGGTTTACGTCACAGCGTTCGGCAGAAGTTCGTCCTGATCGGATCGCCGAATGCGCGCTCCAAATCGAAGCCTCGGTGCAGCATATTCGCATACCCCAACATACGCCGTTTATGGCGATTGTTGAAGCTAAGGCGCTAATGGTACATGCCCATCCGGGGATCATCTCTGCTCAGGACCATATTGATCCGGAAAGATGGAATCCGCTTATTTATAATTTTCGGCACTACTACGGACTCGGGGAGAAGCATGGAGAGAGCTTTAGGGCGAGGAAGTGA
- a CDS encoding MgtC/SapB family protein: MEWEYLMRVVLAGLCGVFIGYERKNRMKEAGIRTHFVVAVGAALMMVVSKYGFQDQSGWTNLSLDPSRIAAQVVSGVGFIGAGMIFTQRQTVRGLTTAAGIWATAGMGLAMGAGLYWTGAGVTLLIIIAQMLLHRQARWLVSARSETLTIRLDQEGAALQSVLSLLGQEGIAVTGFRAEKETSAGLLGETTLEFVVKLPGPYQGERLLALLSDVPHVRSIELK, translated from the coding sequence ATGGAATGGGAATATTTGATGCGCGTGGTCCTCGCCGGTCTGTGCGGTGTGTTCATTGGATATGAACGGAAAAATCGGATGAAAGAAGCGGGGATCCGCACGCATTTTGTCGTTGCTGTAGGTGCAGCGCTGATGATGGTTGTATCCAAATACGGATTCCAGGATCAATCCGGCTGGACCAACCTGTCGCTGGATCCTTCCCGGATTGCGGCACAAGTGGTAAGCGGGGTCGGATTCATCGGCGCCGGCATGATTTTTACGCAGCGCCAAACGGTGCGTGGACTCACCACGGCCGCAGGCATTTGGGCAACGGCTGGCATGGGTCTGGCCATGGGCGCGGGATTATATTGGACGGGTGCCGGAGTGACGCTGCTCATCATCATTGCGCAAATGCTGCTCCATCGGCAAGCGCGCTGGCTCGTATCCGCCAGGTCGGAAACGTTGACGATCCGTTTGGATCAGGAAGGGGCTGCGCTCCAGAGCGTCTTGTCCCTGCTGGGGCAAGAGGGGATTGCGGTGACGGGTTTCCGGGCAGAAAAAGAAACAAGCGCAGGTCTCCTTGGAGAGACTACGCTTGAGTTTGTCGTTAAACTGCCGGGTCCTTATCAGGGAGAACGGCTGCTTGCATTGCTTTCCGATGTGCCGCATGTGCGTTCCATCGAGCTGAAATAG